In one window of Diabrotica undecimpunctata isolate CICGRU unplaced genomic scaffold, icDiaUnde3 ctg00000625.1, whole genome shotgun sequence DNA:
- the LOC140431309 gene encoding uncharacterized protein — MVLLSKLVSKIISIFENQPVKFHLVTLWSDSQVALSWCKSHPSRWSVFVAHRVALVQELFQNFRWLHIKSAQNAADLLSRGMSGSEFLNSDFMWQGPKCLRDKNFNVSNLANDKVLENLPEKRKISLVVNSNVENFWMRIFSRLSNISRLKRTVAYVFRFISNCKKQKISEPLSVEELNYSMDFIIKQIQGDAFSKEISELKNNKFISNKNIVSLKPFVDSSSFLRVGGRLTNCPDIDYLQKHPILLPSKNHTVNLIIKNEHIRLGHAGAQTVLSNLRLKFWPLNGLKEAKRIIRNCTTCFRFSCTPAQQLMGNLPEDRLSITTRPFQKIGVDYGGPFLLKSSSLRKAPKVKAYIAIFVCMVTKAVHIEVVSDLTTSSFLLTLKRFIFRRSNPTVIYSDNATCLSGARNQLYDLYKFFKNKSNSQTIGEYLSENQISWKFIPPRSPHWAGIWEASIKSVKYHMRRLIGSSSFTLEQFYTVMVQIEAVMNSRPICAMSSDPSDYTFLSPGHFIIGSSLTAHPEQNLEKIPENKLSVFQQIAKVHQSFWKKWSVDYLNRLQNSPKWSRPRDNIKVNDLVLLREDDVPPLKWPLARVVDTMPGQDGKVRVVKLKTINGQFTRAISKISVLPRQDKEE, encoded by the coding sequence ATGGTTCTCCTTTCAAAActtgtttcaaaaataatttctatcTTTGAAAATCAACCTGTAAAATTTCATTTAGTCACCCTCTGGTCAGACTCCCAGGTAGCGCTGTCGTGGTGTAAAAGTCACCCAAGTCGGTGGTCGGTTTTCGTGGCTCACCGGGTAGCACTTGTCCAAGAGTTGTTTCAAAACTTTAGATGGCTTCACATAAAGTCTGCACAAAATGCCGCAGACCTTCTTTCTCGAGGAATGTCTGGTTCTGAATTTCTCAATAGCGATTTCATGTGGCAAGGCCCTAAATGCTTACGAGATAAAAATTTCAATGTTTCCAATCTAGCAAATGACAAAGTGCTCGAAAACCTGCCCGAGAAACGAAAAATAAGCCTCGTGGTAAATTCTAACGTAGAAAACTTCTGGATGAGAATTTTTTCACGTTTATCAAATATTTCACGCTTAAAACGTACTGTAGCGTACGTATTTCGGTTTATTtctaattgtaaaaaacaaaaaatttctgaACCCCTTTCTGTGGAGGAGTTAAATTATTCTATGGATTTCATCATCAAACAAATTCAAGGTGATGCATTCTCAAAAGAAATTTCGGagcttaaaaataacaaatttatttcaaataaaaacattgtttcACTAAAACCATTTGTAGATTCTTCTAGTTTTCTCAGAGTTGGAGGCAGACTTACAAACTGTCCCGACATAGACTATTTGCAAAAACATCCGATACTACTTCCATCCAAAAATCATACCGTCAATCTTATCATTAAAAATGAGCATATCAGATTGGGACATGCTGGTGCTCAAACAGTTCTCTCAAACCTTCGGTTGAAATTCTGGCCTCTCAATGGTCTAAAGGAAGCAAAACGAATTATTCGCAACTGCACCACATGTTTCCGATTTTCGTGCACTCCTGCACAACAGCTAATGGGTAACTTACCTGAAGATAGGTTGTCCATTACAACAAGACCTTTTCAAAAAATAGGTGTAGATTATGGTGGACCCTTTCTGTTAAAATCTTCTTCACTCCGAAAAGCGCCAAAAGTCAAGGCATACATAGCCATTTTCGTGTGCATGGTGACCAAAGCTGTGCACATTGAGGTTGTTTCTGATCTAACAACTTCTTCCTTTCTATTAACACTCAAAAGGTTTATCTTCCGACGTAGTAACCCAACCGTCATTTACAGTGACAATGCCACATGTCTTTCTGGTGCAAGAAACCAACTCTACGACTTatacaaattctttaaaaataagtCAAATTCTCAAACCATTGGGGAATATCTGTCTGAAAATCAAATCTCATGGAAGTTTATTCCCCCTAGATCTCCTCATTGGGCTGGGATCTGGGAAGCTTCAATAAAAAGCGTTAAATATCATATGCGTAGACTAATAGGCTCTTCCTCTTTCACTTTAGAACAGTTTTATACTGTCATGGTTCAAATTGAAGCTGTGATGAATTCAAGGCCTATCTGTGCCATGTCCAGCGACCCTTCTGATTACACTTTTCTCAGTCCTGGGCACTTTATAATAGGCTCCAGCCTGACTGCGCATCCTGAGCAAAACTTAGAAAAAATCCCGGAAAATAAACTATCCGTGTTTCAACAAATTGCGAAAGTACATCAAAGTTTCTGGAAAAAGTGGTCTGTTGACTACTTAAACCGCTTACAAAACTCTCCAAAATGGTCCCGACCAAGGGATAACATAAAAGTCAATGACTTAGTCCTTCTGAGAGAGGACGATGTACCTCCTCTAAAATGGCCTCTAGCACGGGTAGTTGATACAATGCCCGGTCAAGATGGCAAAGTCAGAGTGGTCAAGTTAAAGACCATCAATGGTCAATTTACAAGGGCAATTTCTAAAATTTCGGTTCTCCCTAGGCAAGATAAAGAAGAGTAG